From the Halobacteriovorax sp. GB3 genome, the window GATATTTCCAAGTTCTACTGCATTTGGAAACTTCTTATACAACTTATCTAGAAATTTTTGATAAGAAATCATTTTCTCTTTTAACATCGCATTGTTTTCTACGATGTAGATGAGTTTAGCTTTCTCTTGATCTTGATAATGCTTACCTGCAACTCTTTTTGCATCATAGGTTTCAATAATTGTATCCTCTTCAAAGGGAAGGCCCTTTTCTCTAAAAGAAGCAACACTACTTAAGAGGCTGTCATCATCTCCACGAAAGCTTCCTGAAAAATTATTAAGCTTTTGAATATGTCCTCGATAAATTTTTAGTTCACCAGCTCCGATGACAAAGCGATCAGAGTTTAGTCCCTCTAAAAGAGATCTATGTGAATTGTATTTCTCTATTTTTGGGTTAAATTTTTTATCAATAAAGAGTGAACCATCACTTAGAGTAAGATAAATATATTCACCATCATCGAGTTCTTGAGATTCGTAGAAATAACCTGCCTTATCTGTTTCAAAGGGGAGTCTTTGTTGATCAGACCTTTCAATTTTAAATTCTGACTTTTTTAAATCGGCAGGAAGTGTTGAATAGGCGATACGATGAGTTGATTCAAAGAGAGGGTGTCTCTTTAGGACATTGAACTCACTATGTTTTTCAAAGCAATCTATCTTTGATGAAGGAGCTCTTCTGATTGAGAACTCAGAACAACTAGTGACGAAGAGTAAAAGGATTAAGAAGAGAGATCTCATACTAATCTTGTCGGAAATATTAAGAGAAAACTTGAGTTGAATTTAAGAAGGTCCTTGGCCAAAAGATGATGACCAAGGAGCTAATTTTACATAAGTGTATTTGTAATATAGAGGTAGAATGTCTTGTCTTTCGATCTTCTGATCGTACATCTTCCGTCATTCTTTTGATCAATGAGATAATCGTAAAATTCAGGAAGAGTGTCTTGGACTTCAAGAACTGACTTTCCTTCATGTTCACCAAAGTCGATAACAACTTGTTCTTCGGCAATAATTCCTGTGATTGGACTAATTTCCTGTTGTAACATATTCCCTCCCTAGAATTATGTTTCAAATTTTATATATATCTAAAATCGAGTTAATTGCATTCCTTTGCGTCTCTATAATTATGATGATTTATGAAAAACGAAATGTAAAACATTTTAAACTGGAACAAATTAGTCGGAGGTGGGACCAAGTTTATTTTCTCATCGTTTTAGCAAAGAAATTTTTAAAGTAGGTAACAATCAGACGAAATTCATTTGGATAGCTGTCGCTGATGAGAATTTTAATCATCTCAAGAGCTTCAAAAAGGCTTGTAGAGCCTCTGTAGGGACGCTCTGATATCATTGCAGAAATAATATCCATACAGGCAACCATAACTGTTTCAGTTCCTGTAATGACCAGACTGTTTTCTTTTTTCACTTCACTTAAGTCATCAGAGAGGAGGGAGAAAGCATGGTGACCTTCAATGATTTTTAAATGATTTGGTGAAATCGGCAGACGACCTTGAAGAATATCTACAGAGATATCGGCATGCCTTGATAGAAGTTTTTTGTCATGTTCGGAAAGTTCTTTTTCATTATATTTTTCTATTGGTACTGCTGACATCCCAATATCTTTGAAGTAACTCGTAACAAAGAGATTCTCTAATTCTTTTTCAGAATAGACGTGTGACATTTTCAAAACACCTAGAAGAAAAAGTGAACTTAGAAATGGTTGAGAAAAAATATAATGGTGCTTGTACTTTTTAAAGTCGAGATAAAGTTGTTCATGAATACTCGTGTTTTCAAAAAGAAAGCGAAAGAGATTCACAACACTTTGATACTGAAGTTGAAGAAGATCATCTTCCATTGGAAACTCATAGAGATAACCCATGTTAATGGCCAAGAGATTCGTTTGCTTTTTCCCCTTCTCAAGGGCATCACCAATCGAGAGAGATCTCGTTACTTGACGTAGGTTTTCTTGTTGTACAGCAATCAACTCTTTTTTGTCGTCAGCGTAAATGAATAAGTGAATTTGATTATTCTGGATAAGCTCACGAATAACATCATTATCAATGTAAGTATTTTTTCTTAAGAGTTCTACATAGAGTCCATTTTCCTGAATGTAAAAATCGCAAGGAGTCGAACTCAAATAGAGGAGTTGGCGAATTGTAACGGGAACAAGTTTATAACCCAATCTTGCTTGCTCGAGGGCCTGTGCTGCTTTCATCTCATCTATTGTACCTCAAATTTGAAAAATCAAAAGAACTGTCAAAAATGACAGGCACTTATCAGGGGCTAAGAAAACATTAATTTTCAATAAAAAGTGGATCTAAGTACCTGATAAAAAGCTAAGTGGAGAGAAATGCTCAACTAACTCTAGAAAAAACCGATAAGTATCCTAAAGTAAATGTATATGGAAAAAGAAAAAACAAATATTCACAAATTTAAAGACTATTTAAACAAAGGCAATCTTTGTCAAAAGCACGAACTTACAAAGAATGGGAATTTATATTTCCACTGGGCCAACTGGGCCGAGAGTTGTAAGTATCAAAAAAGTTTGCTCTATAAAAATAGTAAACAGTCTAAGCGTCTTAAGAATCTTGAAGCTGAGCTAGAGAAATTAAAAGACATTCCAATCTGGCTTTCTATTAAAAATGAAAGACATGAAATTTGTCTCTATGATCTTTATAAAGCCTATTTAGATCCTCGACTTAAAAGTGCCTGGTTTGATGTGCATTCTGAAACATTGGTGTCTTCTCAGTCAATATCTGGCCCTTATGTTACGTTGCATTCGATGAGATGGTTTGAAAAAGATACTTATGAGAAATTTATCTATTTAAAGATCTTATCTAATTATGTGCCTTTAAGAAGTTTTCGACTAGGGGTCAATGTTCCTGTTAAGGCCTTTGGTGATGATTCTCCATTGAAAGATATTGGCATGACTCTCTACCAACTTTCAAAAGATGGATGCGTTTTTAAGATTAAAGGACAATTGAAAATTGCTAATCTTCTCAATAGTGAGAAGTTAACGATGAAAATGAGGATACGTCCTTTTAAAAATGTTATTGATGCTGGCTTTGATGATGTTATTAAGGCCTTTTCTAAAATAGACTTTTCAATAATTAATGATGATGAGTTGAGTGTTGTTGAAATTGATCGAGATGTTATTGATCGCTTTGGAAAAGATGAGGGTGTTCGCTTCTCTAATGGAGATGAATTTTTTCTCTATGTTCCTTATCATCAAATGAAGCTAGTAGATGATAAGTATAAAATTTCAGAAATTTTCACTTCACTCGTTAATAAAGTGGAATTCCACTTACTCGATGAACTACAAGAAGATCTAATCGCAGCATAAAAAAAGGGAAGCAATTTGCTTCCCTTTTTGTTTATTTTCTAAGTCTAGGATCGAGAGTGTCTCTAAGTCCATCTCCCAATAAATTAAATCCAAGAACACATACTGAAATACAAACACCTGGTAAAGTAACTAGCCAAGGTGAGCTTTCGATATAGGCCCTTGCATCTGCAAGCATAATTCCCCATTCTGGAGTTGGAGGTTGAGCTCCAAGTCCTAAGAAACCAAGTGCTGCGGCATTAAGAATACCGTCACTGAATCCAAGAGTTGCTTGAACAATCATTGGCGCCACACAGTTTGGTAGAATTTCAATGAACATAATTCTAAAGTCTGAAGCACCAAAAGATCTTGAAGCTTGAACGTACTCTTTACTTTTCTCAGTGAGAACACTCGCTCTTACCAGTCGGATAAAACTTGGAAGAGAGACGATACTAACTGCAACGATCGCATTCATAAGTCCTGGTCCCATAACAGAGACAACAACAATGGCCAGAAGAATACT encodes:
- a CDS encoding ABC transporter permease translates to MSIQLIDKDFYKRFKKNKGAICGLIIILLFLFLAIFAPMLTPYTPDQIIQGALRVAPFESAGDKFFILGTDDLGRDLYTRLIFGARISLFIGFAVVLLSVTIGSFLGLIAGYYEGKIEKVIMRFVDILMAFPSILLAIVVVSVMGPGLMNAIVAVSIVSLPSFIRLVRASVLTEKSKEYVQASRSFGASDFRIMFIEILPNCVAPMIVQATLGFSDGILNAAALGFLGLGAQPPTPEWGIMLADARAYIESSPWLVTLPGVCISVCVLGFNLLGDGLRDTLDPRLRK